In one Culex quinquefasciatus strain JHB chromosome 2, VPISU_Cqui_1.0_pri_paternal, whole genome shotgun sequence genomic region, the following are encoded:
- the LOC6042104 gene encoding pupal cuticle protein 36: MKCLIVFSLVVVGCALAQNFNDGRYYPEQFAGRYDDGKYRPDGSGLYRGQDDGKYRGGQGNRGGSGSGSGNRFGSGSGSGSGSGNRFGGGAPVKVIAAPAQVFAPVAPAKRFGGNSGASGDQIGIKEQTRELNEDGYFYRFVNENNIEVAESGRIENRGSDNEVLRAKGFYEYIGDDGVRYRVDYIADENGFQPTADHLPTPPPIPEEILRSLEALRQ; the protein is encoded by the exons ATGAAGTGCTTGATCGTG TTTTCGCTGGTCGTCGTGGGCTGTGCGCTGGCCCAGAACTTCAACGATGGACGCTACTATCCGGAACAGTTCGCTGGTCGGTACGACGATGGAAAGTACCGTCCGGATGGCAGTGGCCTGTACCGTGGACAGGACGATGGCAAGTACCGCGGTGGTCAGGGAAATCGTGGAGGATCAG GATCGGGCTCTGGTAACCGTTTCGGATCGGGATCCGGATCAGGCTCCGGTTCCGGCAACCGCTTCGGAGGTGGTGCCCCCGTCAAGGTGATCGCAGCCCCAGCTCAAGTGTTCGCCCCGGTTGCCCCGGCCAAGCGATTCGGAGGTAACTCGGGAGCCTCGGGTGACCAGATTGGAATCAAGGAGCAGACCCGTGAGCTGAACGAGGACGGCTACTTCTACCGGTTCGTGAACGAGAACAACATCGAGGTGGCCGAATCGGGCCGCATCGAGAACCGTGGTAGCGACAACGAGGTGCTCCGTGCCAAGGGCTTCTACGAGTACATTGGAGATGATGGTGTCCGTTACCGCGTGGACTACATCGCCGACGAGAACGGTTTCCAGCCGACTGCCGACCATCTGCCGACTCCGCCGCCAATCCCGGAGGAGATCCTCCGTTCCCTGGAAGCACTGCGACAGTAA